In one Nocardioides luteus genomic region, the following are encoded:
- a CDS encoding TetR/AcrR family transcriptional regulator codes for MVEKTLREHTHGSRQMILEAALRLAAERGYVGTTMALVRRATGLPPSSLYWHFPNKDQLLADALEHGYTRWHRAVPRWEETPRKGDLREGLLANLRRTTSDTRDANADWWRMGLMLALESGPTVGDGPRQRFLQIRTQTLAGFELWWSGAVDLPPAHIETLARLTLAAHDGLFIHVQTDAYAALDPLRQRLADGLAEVADHLRKQDPAAVPEDVDLPPATFEGRSSSREKLVAAALEVAAESGYEGASISRICAAAKLPASSVYWHFANKDDLFSAAVDDSYRAWSSAQSSWLPPSADCDWSTELPRMLKPLVASLRRLPPFLRIGLMLVLPKRPEPLPGRDRFLAVRLQSRADFAGWFRGALGDDAAEHAEEMASLVLVIADGLLFAEALDSADMPPATTSDLLARLVTATPIHAQMSH; via the coding sequence ATGGTCGAGAAGACGCTCCGCGAGCACACCCACGGCTCGCGTCAGATGATCCTCGAAGCAGCGCTCCGCCTGGCGGCCGAGCGCGGCTATGTCGGCACGACGATGGCGCTGGTCCGGCGCGCGACCGGCCTCCCGCCGTCCTCCCTCTACTGGCACTTCCCCAACAAGGATCAGCTTCTCGCCGACGCGCTCGAGCACGGCTACACCCGCTGGCACCGGGCCGTGCCCCGATGGGAGGAGACGCCCAGGAAGGGCGACCTGCGCGAAGGGCTGCTGGCCAACCTGCGGCGTACGACCTCGGACACCCGCGACGCCAACGCCGACTGGTGGCGGATGGGCCTGATGCTCGCCCTCGAGTCCGGACCGACGGTCGGCGACGGCCCCCGTCAGCGCTTCCTCCAGATCCGCACGCAGACGCTGGCCGGCTTCGAGCTGTGGTGGTCCGGGGCGGTCGACCTTCCGCCCGCCCACATCGAGACCCTCGCGCGGCTGACCCTCGCCGCCCACGACGGCCTCTTCATCCACGTCCAGACCGATGCGTACGCCGCGCTCGACCCGCTCCGGCAGCGGCTCGCCGACGGACTGGCCGAGGTCGCGGACCACCTTCGGAAGCAGGACCCCGCGGCCGTCCCGGAGGACGTGGACCTGCCGCCGGCGACCTTCGAGGGCAGGAGCAGCAGCCGCGAGAAGCTCGTCGCGGCCGCGCTGGAGGTCGCTGCGGAGAGCGGCTACGAGGGCGCCTCGATCAGCCGGATCTGCGCCGCGGCGAAGCTGCCGGCCTCCTCGGTCTACTGGCACTTCGCGAACAAGGACGACCTGTTCTCGGCCGCGGTGGACGACTCCTACCGCGCCTGGAGCAGCGCCCAGTCCTCGTGGCTGCCGCCGAGCGCCGACTGCGACTGGTCGACCGAGCTCCCCCGGATGCTGAAGCCGCTGGTGGCCAGCCTCCGCCGGCTGCCGCCGTTCCTGCGGATCGGCCTGATGCTGGTGCTTCCCAAACGCCCCGAGCCGCTGCCCGGTCGCGACCGTTTCCTCGCCGTACGCCTCCAGTCGCGCGCCGACTTCGCCGGCTGGTTCCGCGGAGCCCTCGGCGACGACGCGGCGGAGCATGCCGAGGAGATGGCCTCGCTAGTGCTCGTGATCGCAGACGGACTCCTCTTCGCCGAGGCGCTCGACAGCGCCGACATGCCACCGGCCACGACCTCGGACCTGCTGGCGCGACTGGTCACGGCAACGCCGATTCATGCACAGATGAGCCACTGA
- a CDS encoding hotdog fold domain-containing protein, with amino-acid sequence MSQLYDLWKSFNRVPVVGKRAFSVAFAKKAPYFGSIHPLVNQLRPNYAEVIVPNRKGNHNHIGTVHAIALCNGLEMAMGALAEVTIPRDKRWIPKGMTVSYTAKATSDITCIAETDQEDWETADGDLAVRVKGIREDGTVVIEGTINLWVTPKKK; translated from the coding sequence ATGAGCCAGCTCTACGACCTCTGGAAGTCCTTCAACCGCGTGCCGGTTGTGGGCAAGCGAGCATTCTCGGTCGCATTCGCGAAGAAGGCGCCGTACTTCGGGTCCATCCACCCGCTGGTCAACCAGCTGCGGCCCAACTACGCCGAGGTCATCGTGCCCAACCGCAAGGGCAACCACAACCACATCGGGACCGTTCACGCCATCGCGCTGTGCAACGGTCTCGAGATGGCGATGGGTGCCCTTGCGGAGGTCACCATCCCGCGCGACAAGCGCTGGATCCCCAAGGGGATGACCGTCTCCTACACCGCGAAGGCGACCTCCGACATCACCTGCATCGCGGAGACCGACCAGGAGGACTGGGAGACCGCCGACGGCGACCTCGCCGTCCGCGTCAAGGGCATCCGGGAGGACGGCACTGTCGTCATCGAGGGCACCATCAACCTCTGGGTGACCCCGAAGAAGAAGTAG
- a CDS encoding ABC-F family ATP-binding cassette domain-containing protein yields MANLLNLEHVSKAYGIRPLLDDVSLGINAGDRVGIVGRNGDGKTTLLQVMTGLEEPDSGRVSRQRGLLVGFLHQGDQLVDSHTVREAVLGGRSDHEWAGVPALREIVEQLLAGIDLDRAVMGLSGGERRRCALAELLLGEHDLIVLDEPTNHLDVEAVAWLASHLAARTSALVVVTHDRWFLDAVCQFTWEVHDGQVDAYEGGYAAFVLAKAERQRQAAASEVRRQNLVRKELAWLRRGAPARTSKPKFRIDAANQLIEDVPPPRDRFELQKFATQRLGKDVIDVEDVDLYRGERQLLSHATWRIGPGDRIGIVGVNGAGKTSMLSLLDGSLAPAAGKVRHGRTIALQHLTQQLDDLDPEARVLPTVESIRRVTKTTDGQELSATSMLERFGFTGDKLVTRIGDLSGGERRRFQLLRLLLTEPNVLLLDEPTNDLDIETLNVLEDFLDAWPGTLIVVSHDRYFLERVTDSIWALLGDGQISMLPRGVDEYLERRLPIPAEASAPQAEASLASAETSPAGAAKAKPGSAEERAAKKVIARIDKQLERIGEQQQKLELAMAEAVNDYARLAELSAELDQLAAEKDDLELEWLEAAEVLE; encoded by the coding sequence ATGGCGAACCTCCTCAACCTCGAGCACGTCTCCAAGGCCTACGGCATCCGGCCCCTCCTCGACGACGTCTCCCTCGGCATCAACGCCGGCGACCGGGTCGGCATCGTCGGCCGCAACGGTGACGGGAAGACGACGCTGCTGCAGGTGATGACCGGTCTGGAGGAGCCCGACTCCGGCCGGGTCTCGCGCCAGCGTGGCCTGCTCGTGGGGTTTCTGCACCAGGGTGACCAGCTCGTCGACTCCCACACCGTCCGCGAGGCGGTGCTCGGTGGCCGCTCGGACCACGAGTGGGCCGGGGTACCCGCGCTGCGCGAGATCGTCGAGCAGCTGCTGGCCGGGATCGATCTCGACCGGGCGGTGATGGGGCTGTCCGGTGGCGAGCGTCGTCGCTGTGCGCTGGCCGAGCTGCTGCTCGGGGAGCACGACCTGATCGTGCTCGACGAGCCCACCAACCACCTCGACGTCGAGGCCGTGGCCTGGCTCGCCTCCCACCTGGCCGCGCGCACCTCCGCACTCGTCGTGGTCACCCACGACCGCTGGTTCCTCGACGCCGTGTGCCAGTTCACCTGGGAGGTCCACGACGGCCAGGTCGACGCCTACGAGGGTGGCTATGCCGCCTTCGTGCTGGCGAAGGCCGAGAGGCAGCGCCAGGCGGCGGCCTCCGAGGTACGCCGCCAGAACCTGGTCCGCAAGGAGCTGGCCTGGCTGCGCCGCGGCGCCCCGGCGCGTACGTCCAAGCCGAAGTTCCGCATCGACGCCGCCAACCAGCTCATCGAGGACGTACCTCCGCCGCGCGACCGCTTCGAGCTGCAGAAGTTCGCCACGCAGCGGCTCGGCAAGGACGTCATCGACGTCGAGGACGTCGACCTCTACCGCGGTGAGCGGCAGCTGCTGTCGCACGCCACCTGGCGGATCGGTCCGGGCGACCGGATCGGCATCGTCGGCGTCAACGGCGCCGGCAAGACCTCGATGCTCTCCCTGTTGGACGGGTCCCTGGCGCCTGCGGCGGGGAAGGTACGCCACGGCCGCACCATCGCGCTCCAGCACCTGACCCAGCAGCTCGACGACCTCGACCCCGAGGCCCGGGTGCTGCCGACGGTGGAGTCGATCAGGCGGGTCACGAAGACGACCGACGGCCAGGAGCTCTCGGCGACCTCGATGCTCGAGCGCTTCGGCTTCACCGGCGACAAGCTGGTCACCCGCATCGGCGACCTCTCCGGTGGTGAGCGCCGCCGCTTCCAGCTGCTGCGTCTGCTCCTGACCGAGCCGAACGTCCTGCTGCTCGACGAGCCCACCAACGACCTCGACATCGAGACGCTCAACGTGCTCGAGGACTTCCTCGACGCCTGGCCCGGCACCCTGATCGTGGTCTCCCACGACCGCTACTTCCTCGAGCGCGTCACCGACTCCATCTGGGCGCTCCTGGGCGACGGCCAGATCTCGATGCTGCCGCGCGGTGTCGACGAGTATCTCGAGCGCCGCCTCCCGATCCCTGCCGAGGCGTCGGCCCCGCAGGCCGAGGCGTCGCTCGCGTCGGCCGAGACGTCACCGGCGGGCGCGGCGAAAGCGAAGCCCGGCTCGGCCGAGGAGCGAGCCGCGAAGAAGGTCATCGCTCGGATCGACAAGCAGCTCGAGCGGATCGGCGAGCAGCAGCAGAAGCTCGAGCTCGCGATGGCCGAGGCCGTCAACGACTACGCCCGCCTCGCCGAGCTCAGCGCCGAGCTGGACCAGCTCGCCGCCGAGAAGGACGACCTCGAGCTGGAGTGGCTCGAGGCGGCCGAGGTGCTTGAGTAG
- a CDS encoding MarR family winged helix-turn-helix transcriptional regulator: MRDEVDDLSEAWAHERPDLDLGPVEIFSRLSRLSRHLDLARRDAFSGSGIESWEFDVLAALRRAGDPYELSPGRLLRETLVTSGTMTNRVDRLASRGLVERLPDPADRRGVLVRLTPDGKATVDSAFEALLAAEREFLDGLSADQQSQLTDLLRRLLVPFSS; this comes from the coding sequence ATGCGCGACGAAGTCGACGACCTGAGCGAGGCTTGGGCACACGAGCGGCCCGATCTCGACCTGGGCCCTGTGGAGATCTTCTCTCGTCTCTCCCGCCTCTCGCGCCACCTCGACCTCGCTCGACGTGACGCGTTCTCCGGATCCGGGATCGAGTCCTGGGAGTTCGACGTGCTCGCCGCGCTGCGGCGTGCCGGCGACCCCTACGAGCTCTCCCCCGGCCGGCTGCTGCGCGAGACCCTGGTGACCAGCGGGACCATGACCAACCGCGTCGACCGGCTCGCCTCGCGCGGCCTGGTCGAGCGGCTGCCGGACCCGGCGGACCGCCGCGGCGTGCTCGTGCGCCTCACCCCCGACGGCAAGGCGACCGTCGACAGCGCCTTCGAAGCCCTGCTCGCAGCCGAGCGGGAGTTCCTCGACGGCCTCTCCGCCGACCAGCAGAGCCAGCTCACCGATCTGCTGCGCCGGCTGCTGGTCCCCTTCTCGTCCTGA
- a CDS encoding amino acid ABC transporter ATP-binding protein, whose amino-acid sequence MTVLDTDPTSAPSGDALVVLDHVDKHYGDLHVLQDINLEIKRGEVVVVIGPSGSGKSTLCRTINRLETIDSGTITLDGKELPAEGKGLAKLRAEVGMVFQSFNLFAHKTILQNVTLGPMKVRKLKKADAEAEAKKLLDRVGVGAQAAKYPAQLSGGQQQRVAIARALAMKPQVMLFDEPTSALDPEMVKEVLDVMVSLAKEGMTMIVVTHEMGFARVAADRVVFMADGQIVESNTPAEFFDNPQSERAKDFLGKILKH is encoded by the coding sequence ATGACCGTGCTTGACACAGATCCCACCAGCGCACCTTCGGGAGACGCCCTGGTGGTGCTCGACCATGTCGACAAGCACTACGGCGACCTGCACGTGCTCCAGGACATCAACCTGGAGATCAAGCGTGGCGAGGTCGTCGTGGTGATCGGGCCCTCGGGCTCCGGGAAGTCGACCCTCTGCCGCACGATCAACCGGCTGGAGACGATCGATTCGGGCACGATCACGCTCGACGGCAAGGAGCTCCCCGCGGAGGGCAAGGGCCTGGCCAAGCTGCGCGCCGAGGTCGGGATGGTCTTCCAGAGCTTCAACCTCTTCGCCCACAAGACGATCCTGCAGAACGTCACGCTCGGCCCGATGAAGGTGCGCAAGCTCAAGAAGGCCGACGCCGAGGCCGAGGCGAAGAAGCTGCTCGACCGCGTGGGCGTCGGCGCCCAGGCCGCGAAGTATCCGGCGCAGCTCTCCGGAGGCCAGCAGCAGCGCGTCGCGATCGCCCGGGCGCTGGCGATGAAGCCGCAGGTGATGCTCTTCGACGAGCCGACCTCCGCCCTCGACCCGGAGATGGTCAAGGAGGTGCTCGACGTCATGGTCAGCCTCGCCAAGGAGGGCATGACGATGATCGTGGTCACCCACGAGATGGGCTTCGCCCGCGTCGCCGCCGACCGCGTCGTCTTCATGGCCGACGGCCAGATCGTCGAGTCGAACACCCCTGCCGAGTTCTTCGACAACCCGCAGTCCGAGCGCGCCAAGGACTTCCTCGGCAAGATCCTCAAACACTGA
- a CDS encoding amino acid ABC transporter permease — translation MDLISESGSVILTSFGLTLRLAIFSGIFSLLLGVVLATFRVSPVPVLRWIGSAVVYTFRNTPLTLVMFFTLFGLSYQLGVSFDKELLYRNNFWLAVLALSVYTSTFVCEVLRSGINTVPLGQAEAARAIGLTFTQNLRLIVLPQALRSVINPLASVLIAMTKNTTVAVTIGVTTATMVNEASGQMKSLMERNSDQILLIFIIFAVGFMILTLPIGFVAGWAAKRFAVIR, via the coding sequence ATGGACCTCATCTCCGAGAGCGGGTCAGTCATCCTGACCTCGTTCGGGCTGACCTTGAGACTCGCCATCTTCAGCGGCATCTTCTCGCTGCTGCTCGGCGTGGTGCTCGCAACGTTCCGGGTCTCACCGGTTCCCGTGCTGCGCTGGATCGGCTCGGCCGTCGTCTACACGTTCCGCAACACTCCGCTGACCCTGGTCATGTTCTTCACGCTCTTCGGACTGAGCTACCAGCTCGGCGTCAGCTTCGACAAGGAACTGCTCTACCGGAACAACTTCTGGCTGGCAGTCCTGGCGCTCAGCGTCTACACCTCGACGTTCGTGTGTGAGGTGCTCCGTTCAGGCATCAACACGGTGCCGCTCGGACAGGCCGAGGCGGCCCGTGCGATCGGGCTGACCTTCACCCAGAACCTCCGCCTGATCGTGCTGCCCCAGGCGCTGCGGTCGGTGATCAACCCGCTCGCGAGCGTCCTGATCGCGATGACCAAGAACACGACGGTCGCCGTCACCATCGGCGTCACCACCGCCACCATGGTCAACGAGGCCTCGGGGCAGATGAAGTCGCTGATGGAGCGCAACTCCGACCAGATCCTGCTGATCTTCATCATCTTCGCGGTCGGCTTCATGATCCTGACCCTGCCCATCGGCTTCGTCGCCGGCTGGGCCGCCAAGCGATTCGCGGTGATCCGATAA
- a CDS encoding methyltransferase domain-containing protein, with protein sequence MTAWDPERYLTYSDERGRPFGDLLRRVAADQPKSVVDLGCGPGNLTALAAGRWPGARVVGLDSSSAMIDKARSTVDGVDFAVADLRDWADSAAPGSVDVLLSNATLQWVPGHLELLPALARAVSDDGWFAFQVPGNFDEPSHRLREELAAEEPYAEHAGHLEAPGSHDPADYYDVLVNEGFAVDAWETTYLHVLTGEDPVFTWIAGTSLRPTAAALEKAGLFEPFAEELKNRLAQAYPVRNDSVGNSFVLLPFRRVFVVARRLAA encoded by the coding sequence ATGACCGCATGGGATCCCGAGCGCTATCTGACCTACTCCGATGAGCGAGGCCGCCCCTTCGGTGACCTGCTCCGCCGGGTCGCCGCGGACCAGCCGAAGTCGGTGGTCGACCTGGGCTGCGGTCCTGGCAACCTGACCGCCCTGGCGGCGGGACGCTGGCCGGGAGCGAGGGTCGTCGGCCTGGACTCCAGCTCTGCGATGATCGACAAGGCGCGCTCGACCGTCGACGGTGTCGACTTCGCGGTGGCGGACCTTCGCGACTGGGCCGACTCGGCGGCGCCGGGGTCTGTCGACGTACTCCTCTCCAACGCGACTCTGCAGTGGGTTCCCGGCCACCTGGAGCTGTTGCCGGCGCTCGCCCGTGCCGTGAGCGACGACGGCTGGTTCGCCTTCCAGGTCCCGGGCAACTTCGACGAGCCCAGTCACCGGCTCCGCGAGGAACTGGCGGCGGAGGAGCCGTACGCCGAGCATGCCGGCCACCTCGAGGCGCCCGGGTCGCACGATCCGGCCGACTACTACGACGTGCTCGTGAACGAGGGCTTCGCGGTCGATGCCTGGGAGACGACCTACCTGCACGTGCTGACCGGTGAGGATCCGGTCTTCACCTGGATCGCCGGAACGAGCCTGCGGCCCACCGCGGCCGCGCTGGAGAAGGCCGGGCTCTTCGAGCCGTTCGCCGAGGAGCTCAAGAACCGTCTGGCACAGGCCTATCCCGTACGAAATGATTCCGTAGGAAACAGTTTCGTCCTGCTCCCGTTCCGCCGCGTCTTCGTGGTCGCCCGCAGGCTGGCGGCATGA
- a CDS encoding amino acid ABC transporter permease — protein sequence MSASVLYDTPGPRGKALNWVYSAFALVVLAWVAWIVYSKFDETGQWAADKWKPFLEAPVWENFLIPGLLGTLSAFAAGAVLALAFGFVFAVGRLSQSRLISVPSAVVVEFFRAIPMLLLMMFIYFAQSGMLGLETSVFWAVVLGLMLYNGSVLAEVIRAGVNALPKGQSEAGVAIGLSPGQVMRTILLPQAVRSMLPAIIAQLVVLLKDTALGYILAYDELLNQINKIEGNYDNLIPAAIVVALIYISINTILGLVANFVEARTRRVAHTAGPVGTAEDPDVQTATAAGMPGGAA from the coding sequence ATGAGCGCCTCAGTTCTGTACGACACCCCCGGCCCGCGCGGCAAGGCGCTCAACTGGGTCTACTCGGCCTTCGCCCTCGTGGTCCTGGCCTGGGTGGCCTGGATCGTCTACTCCAAGTTCGACGAGACCGGCCAGTGGGCCGCCGACAAGTGGAAGCCATTCCTCGAGGCGCCGGTCTGGGAGAACTTCCTCATCCCCGGTCTCCTGGGCACGCTGAGCGCCTTCGCGGCCGGTGCCGTGCTCGCGCTCGCGTTCGGGTTCGTCTTCGCAGTCGGCCGCCTCTCGCAGAGCCGGCTCATCAGCGTCCCCAGTGCCGTGGTCGTGGAGTTCTTCCGGGCGATCCCGATGCTGCTGCTGATGATGTTCATCTACTTCGCCCAGAGCGGCATGCTCGGCCTCGAGACCAGCGTCTTCTGGGCGGTCGTCCTCGGTCTCATGCTCTACAACGGCTCGGTGCTGGCCGAGGTGATCCGGGCCGGCGTGAACGCCCTGCCGAAGGGGCAGTCGGAGGCCGGTGTCGCGATCGGGCTCTCGCCCGGCCAGGTGATGCGTACGATCCTGCTGCCGCAGGCCGTGCGCTCGATGCTGCCGGCGATCATCGCTCAGCTCGTGGTGCTCCTCAAGGACACCGCGCTCGGCTACATCCTCGCCTACGACGAGCTGCTCAACCAGATCAACAAGATCGAGGGCAACTACGACAACCTGATCCCCGCGGCGATCGTCGTGGCGCTGATCTACATCTCGATCAACACGATCCTCGGTCTCGTGGCCAACTTCGTCGAAGCCCGTACGCGGCGAGTCGCTCACACCGCCGGCCCCGTCGGCACCGCAGAGGACCCGGACGTGCAGACCGCGACGGCGGCCGGAATGCCGGGTGGCGCCGCCTGA
- a CDS encoding glutamate ABC transporter substrate-binding protein, which yields MKFKKIAAVVGALALAGSLAACGGSDDTGSDAGGDKIKIGIKFDQPGLGFKEADGSYSGFDVDMATYIAEGLGYEGDQIEFVEAVSANRETFLKDGTVDMILATYSITDERKAEVDFAGPYYIAGQDLLVAADNTDITGPDTLDGKKLCSVTGSTSAQKVKDEYAKGVQLQEFDTYSKCVTAIEGGQLDAMTTDDIILAGYAQQDPGKFKIVGAPFSEENYGVGLPKGSKDRDKINDLIEQSFEDGAWEKAFNDNLGESGYELPEPPAVDRY from the coding sequence ATGAAGTTCAAGAAGATCGCCGCGGTCGTGGGCGCCCTTGCGCTCGCCGGCTCGCTCGCTGCCTGTGGCGGCAGCGACGACACCGGCTCCGACGCCGGCGGCGACAAGATCAAGATCGGCATCAAGTTCGACCAGCCGGGTCTCGGCTTCAAGGAGGCCGACGGCTCCTACTCGGGCTTCGACGTCGACATGGCGACCTACATCGCCGAGGGCCTCGGCTACGAGGGCGACCAGATCGAGTTCGTCGAGGCCGTCTCCGCCAACCGCGAGACCTTCCTCAAGGACGGCACCGTCGACATGATCCTGGCGACCTACTCGATCACCGACGAGCGCAAGGCCGAGGTCGACTTCGCCGGTCCGTACTACATCGCCGGTCAGGACCTCCTGGTCGCCGCCGACAACACCGACATCACCGGCCCCGACACGCTCGACGGCAAGAAGCTCTGCTCGGTGACCGGCTCGACCTCGGCCCAGAAGGTCAAGGACGAGTACGCCAAGGGCGTCCAGCTGCAGGAGTTCGACACCTACAGCAAGTGCGTCACCGCGATCGAGGGCGGCCAGCTCGACGCGATGACCACCGACGACATCATCCTCGCGGGCTACGCCCAGCAGGACCCGGGCAAGTTCAAGATCGTCGGCGCCCCGTTCTCGGAGGAGAACTACGGCGTCGGTCTGCCCAAGGGCAGCAAGGACCGCGACAAGATCAACGACCTGATCGAGCAGTCCTTCGAGGACGGCGCCTGGGAGAAGGCGTTCAACGACAACCTCGGTGAGTCCGGCTACGAGCTGCCGGAGCCGCCGGCGGTCGACCGCTACTGA
- a CDS encoding VOC family protein: MMRIHHVQVGMPADREDEARTFYADGLGLTEVPKPAELAKRGGAWFRSPGGAEIHLGVEDPHRPPVKAHPALAVETEAELEALGAKLAQLGFDVDWSQRHNADGFQRFHVRDPFGNRVEIVWPTAV; the protein is encoded by the coding sequence ATGATGCGCATCCACCACGTACAGGTCGGCATGCCCGCCGACCGCGAGGACGAGGCCAGGACGTTCTACGCCGACGGGCTCGGGCTGACCGAGGTGCCGAAGCCGGCCGAGCTGGCCAAGCGAGGGGGCGCCTGGTTCCGATCGCCGGGCGGCGCGGAGATCCATCTCGGGGTCGAGGATCCGCACCGGCCGCCGGTGAAGGCTCATCCCGCCCTGGCCGTCGAGACCGAGGCAGAGCTGGAGGCGCTGGGGGCGAAGCTCGCGCAGCTGGGCTTCGACGTCGACTGGAGCCAGCGCCACAACGCCGACGGGTTCCAGCGCTTCCACGTCCGTGATCCCTTCGGCAACCGCGTCGAGATCGTGTGGCCGACCGCCGTTTAG
- a CDS encoding metal-sensitive transcriptional regulator, translated as MTVPQPRDAETTSVVNRVRRAQGQLGGVLRMIEDGRELADVVGQLKAVTRALDKAAFALLSNELRRAHADGDRPEQIEELEKVFLSLS; from the coding sequence GTGACCGTCCCCCAGCCTCGGGACGCGGAGACGACGAGCGTGGTCAATCGAGTCCGCCGGGCTCAGGGCCAGCTCGGTGGCGTGCTCCGCATGATCGAAGACGGCCGCGAGCTCGCCGATGTGGTCGGCCAGCTCAAGGCAGTGACCCGCGCCCTCGACAAGGCAGCCTTCGCGCTGCTCTCCAACGAGCTGCGCCGTGCGCACGCCGACGGAGACCGCCCGGAGCAGATCGAGGAGCTCGAGAAGGTCTTCCTCTCCCTCTCCTGA
- the miaB gene encoding tRNA (N6-isopentenyl adenosine(37)-C2)-methylthiotransferase MiaB gives MTTSIASGSASAVRTYEVRTYGCQMNVHDSERLSGLLEDAGYLKASAGTQADVVVFNTCAVRENADNKLYGNLSHLAPIKEANPDLQIAVGGCLAQKDRATITEKAPYVDVVFGTHNIGSLPVLLERARVQEEAQVEILESLEVFPSTLPTKRESAYAAWVSVSVGCNNTCTFCIVPSLRGKEKDRRPGEILAEIEALVAEGVTEVTLLGQNVNAYGVEFGDRQAFSKLLRACGEIEGLERVRFTSPHPAEFTDDVIEAMAETPNVMPSLHMPLQSGSDRVLKAMRRSYRSTKFLGIIERVRAAIPHAAITTDIIVGFPGETEEDFQATLDVVRESRFASAFTFQYSKRPGTPAADLPDQISPEVVKDRYGRLVDLVNEIAYEENKKNVGRTLELMVAEGEGRKDAETHRLSGRAPDNRLVHFNVAGAEGVRPGDMVKVEITYAAPHHLVADNPVLEVRRTRSGDAWEARQGRTEPEGRSVGLGMPSVGVPAPLPAAPACG, from the coding sequence ATGACTACGTCGATCGCCTCTGGCTCCGCTTCGGCGGTGCGCACCTACGAAGTCCGCACCTACGGGTGCCAGATGAACGTCCACGACTCCGAGCGCCTCTCCGGGCTGCTCGAGGATGCGGGCTACCTCAAGGCGAGCGCGGGCACGCAGGCCGACGTGGTCGTCTTCAACACCTGCGCGGTCCGGGAGAACGCCGACAACAAGCTCTACGGCAACCTCTCCCACCTGGCCCCGATCAAGGAGGCCAACCCCGACCTCCAGATCGCCGTCGGCGGCTGCCTCGCGCAGAAGGACCGGGCGACGATCACCGAGAAGGCGCCGTACGTCGACGTGGTGTTCGGGACGCACAACATCGGCTCGCTCCCGGTGCTGCTCGAGCGCGCCCGGGTGCAGGAGGAGGCCCAGGTCGAGATCCTGGAGTCCCTCGAGGTCTTCCCGTCCACGCTGCCGACCAAGCGCGAGTCGGCCTACGCCGCCTGGGTGTCGGTCAGCGTCGGCTGCAACAACACCTGCACCTTCTGCATCGTGCCCTCGCTGAGGGGCAAGGAGAAGGACCGGCGACCGGGCGAGATCCTCGCCGAGATCGAGGCGCTGGTCGCCGAGGGTGTCACCGAGGTGACGCTGCTGGGCCAGAACGTCAACGCCTACGGCGTGGAGTTCGGCGACCGGCAGGCCTTCTCGAAGCTGCTGCGGGCCTGTGGCGAGATCGAGGGGCTGGAGCGCGTCCGGTTCACGTCGCCGCACCCCGCCGAGTTCACCGACGACGTCATCGAGGCGATGGCCGAGACCCCCAACGTGATGCCCTCGCTGCACATGCCGCTGCAGTCCGGCTCCGACCGTGTGCTGAAGGCGATGCGGCGCTCCTACCGGTCGACCAAGTTCCTCGGCATCATCGAGCGCGTCCGCGCGGCGATCCCGCACGCGGCGATCACCACCGACATCATCGTCGGCTTCCCCGGCGAGACCGAGGAGGACTTCCAGGCCACCCTCGACGTGGTGCGCGAGTCGCGGTTCGCGAGCGCCTTCACCTTCCAGTACTCCAAGCGCCCCGGCACCCCTGCCGCCGACCTCCCCGACCAGATCTCGCCCGAGGTCGTCAAGGACCGCTACGGCCGGCTCGTCGACCTCGTCAACGAGATCGCCTACGAGGAGAACAAGAAGAACGTCGGACGTACGCTCGAGCTGATGGTCGCCGAGGGAGAGGGCCGCAAGGACGCCGAGACCCACCGCCTCTCCGGTCGTGCTCCTGACAACCGACTGGTGCACTTCAACGTGGCCGGTGCCGAGGGCGTACGTCCCGGCGACATGGTGAAGGTCGAGATCACCTACGCGGCTCCGCACCACCTGGTGGCCGACAACCCGGTGCTCGAGGTGCGTCGCACCCGTTCCGGCGACGCCTGGGAGGCGCGCCAGGGCCGGACCGAGCCCGAGGGGCGTTCGGTGGGACTGGGTATGCCGTCGGTCGGCGTGCCCGCTCCGCTGCCGGCCGCACCGGCCTGCGGCTGA